A region of the Candoia aspera isolate rCanAsp1 chromosome 18, rCanAsp1.hap2, whole genome shotgun sequence genome:
GCGGCTGACTCCTGGTAGGAGACGAAGGGCGCCACgaggctttttgtttttgttgcagAAGGATGAAAACAGCTACTCGGTCCTGCGTTCTGAAGGAAACTCCGTCACCCTCCACAAGCTGGCCCCTAGCACCAAGTACTTGGTGAGCGTCCAGGCACTGACGCAGGATGGCCACGGCGCCCACAGCATGGAGCATGAGTTTGAGACACTTCCCGAGCGTGAGTTTTTTGTCTTGGCCCCCCGAGGCAGCTCTCAGGACTAAGGCAGcgggaaaataaatgcaaatctgGGGCAGAGTTATCATAGGAGAGCCACAGGCACTGGCAATTTGTCTTTGGAAAACGCTAATATCCCACACCCACCCTCTTTCCTCCATAGATTCGGATGGTGTGAATACTGCAGCGGTCCTTGGAGGTTCCATTGCCGGCTTCATCTTCATGTTGGTCATAGTGGTGACCGTTTTCCTGTTAATCCGACAGAGGTTTGtgtatgattttaaaattctgcttcttcaaaacgAGAGGAATTTTAGGAGAGCTGAAAATGGTCTTACTCCCCATATTTCTGTCCTCCAGATGCCTCCACTCTAACAGGCTTTGCAGGTATTGAAACAACGCAAATCTTATATCCGGAGAAGAGAGGGGGATGTGTGTACACAGCTCCAAAGGGCTTTTGGTTTTCCCAGCTTCCTTCCTTGGTGGAGTTGCTTCAGCTGGGAGGGGGCATGAAGCATGGGGGAGGAAGGAATTAGCACATGGAAATGTAATATTCCATCAGGCTATCTGAGATGACTGACAATCTAGACCAACATCGAGCGCTTTGGGAAGCGTTTCAGTTAGTTTAGTATCTTTGGGGTTTGTCACCAAAAATTAAACTAGAGGGAAACGTGTTGTTGAGTAAGAGATACGGGGTTTCTCCGGTTTTTAAACCCGCAAGCAAATATATTAACAATAGGTACAGTAGGCCATTTCTGCAGAGGAGACCACCTGAAGAGGAAGCAGTGAAGCAGCTGAGATGGATAAACATCTCCCAGAATTCAGTAAAAGAAAATGGAGCGGTCTCTGAAAAGTTTTAatcaagatggaggaggaggaggaggaggagggagactaCGAAATATGCATCTTCAACCCAACTACTGGGAGATgtgtcttggggtgggggggagttgaagatgGTACCATCTTTCAGGACTTATCAGTTAACCCTTCAATTTCATTTAGGAAAAAGAATTTGCGGGCCCGGCAGACATCAGAAGATGTTTACTTCTCCAAGTCTGGTGAGTATTAGCCACTGATCCTATTACTGCACTAGGAAAATTCAACAAAACTGGGATATTGCATGTTGTGGAAAGGATCCCAAATAATCAGTTTCAGTCCCGAGTATGGACATTCActcttggttttaaaaaaaatgaagcgaAAAACAAGTTCACCTGGCTATTTCCATTCAACTGGAAGAGACAGACCACAGACCTGACTTTACCGCATAGCTTCTGTCCACTTCTAATCCAGTTTTTTATCCTTTTACTATACAGATCAGCTCAAGCCCCTGAAGACTTACGTGGATCCCCACACCTACGAAGACCCCAATCAGGCAGTGCTGAAGTTCACCACTGAGATCCATCCTTCCTGCATTTCCCGACAGAAAGTTATTGGAGCAGGTACAGACTCCAGCCATCTCACCCAGAGCGGTACAGAGAACGTGCGCCCCTTCTCCTGGTGCAGCTTTCATTTGTTCAGGAAGGTTATCTTTATTCAGAAAAGGAACATCCCATTCCATCAGGAAGTCTTTGAAAAGACTCTTTTAACTcctctgtttttcttctgttaggagAATTTGGGGAAGTGTACAAAGGAATTCTGAAAAATGGCAAGAAAGAGATCCCTGTGGCTATTAAGACCCTGAAATCAGGTTACACAGAAAAACAGCGCATTGACTTTTTGAGTGAGGCAAGCATCATGGGGCAATTCTGTCACCACAACATTATTCACTTGGAAGGAGTTGTCTCCAAATGTAAGTGCTAGATAGAATCCTTGCTTGTTCTCAGCTTCTAGCCCCAAGACCTCACTTCCTGCTAGGCTGCGTTCTGGGGAATTATAGTAGGCTAAATCTTGACTGGGTCTAACAAGCcagtatttccttttccttccagatAAGCCTTTCATGATCATCACAGAATACATGCAGAATGGCGCCCTGGATAAATTCCTGCGGGTAGGTCCACTTTCTTTCCCCTGCCAGACCCCTTCTCCTGTGTGACGTAAGAGAGCTGAAAGAGGACCCTTCCCTCCTGTGAATCAGCCGCTCCATATTCTCAGAGTATTCCTGATACAATGAAGAGGGTTGGATGTTTGTGCCAGAATTGAATCTTCTGCTTACACATCTCCTCCTAATATTTTAGCTGGAAATAGGGTGGCCCTGAATTCTTTCATTCTTGCTCCAACAGGAAAAAGATGGGGAGTTTTGTGTCATCCAGTTGGTGGGCATGTTGAGGGGAATTGCTTCTGGAATGAAATACTTGGCCAGCATGAACTACGTCCATCGGGATCTGGCTGCGCGCAATATCCTCGTGGACAGCCAGCTGGTCTGCAAAGTCTCCGATTTTGGCCTATCCCGTGTCCTGGAGGATGATCCTGATGCTACTTACACCACCAGCGTAAGCGATCCCAGACTATGGTCTTGCCTCTCGACTGCAATCCAGaattgccaagataactgcaaaCAGTGGGGAGATTACTATAGCTGAAACAAAATACCTAGAACTAAGGATGGCACTAGGGAATTGTCCCTCAACTGAGTAAGAATCTGGAAAACAAGAGGGATAGAGGGatctaaagaggaggaggaggaggtccacAGATGAATTTTATCTCACATACTCCAGTGGGAGCCCAGTATGTGAGGAAACGGGTGAAGGAGCACCTCACTTCCAAGGTTTGTAAAACAGCTGGGAGTTGGCAGAGTCTCCACCCTGGAACTGACTTCTATTCATTAATATCTGCCAAAGAGCTAAAACTTGCTGAGAACCGCCTCTCTAGCTCACATTTCACTTCACGCATCACATTAAActgtaatttgtttggttttggcttaacatggTGATTGAATTcagtcattgtggtttataaagcaAGGTTTATGGCCTGTCATTGCATGAAAACCAGGCCATTATACCTTATTTGGCAAATCATGATTAAAGCAAGTCTGCCAAAAGCCCAGCAGGAGCCTAAAAGGACGTATTTAGAAAACCAAAAATGTTAACAGTCTGTGAAGTCAGGGGACACTCATTCACTCGTTCATTTAGAAATAGGATGCACTTTCCTCTGCGATTTGCGGCTTCCAGCACCGCAGTTCTGATTATGTGGCTTTGCTTCTCCTCCCTCTCAGGGTGGGAAAATCCCCATCCGATGGACGGCGCCCGAGGCCATCTCCCATCGCAAGTTCACTTCCGCCAGCGACGTCTGGAGCTACGGAATCGTCATGTGGGAGGTGATGTCCTACGGCGAACGGCCCTACTGGGAACTCTCCAATCACGAGGTAGGCCCCTGGACGCCCCCCCACCAGATGCGGGATTAAGCCCGGGCAACGCCCGTGCCGGCCCTGGACTCCTGGCAACGCCCTCGCTTGCGGAGGGGCCTCTTTAGAGACCTTCTCACCCATGGATAGGAGGCACCCACATCTGGTCAGGAACACTGGAAAGGGTCTTctcattttgtttccaagccgGAGAAAACGCTTTTCCTTTTTAACTGCGATTGGCCTTCACCAGGCATTTATCTTAGAACCacaggggtgggaggggcttggagaccttctagtccagccccctgcccagcACAGGGATCCTCAGTCTGCCCCAGACAACCAGCTGTGCTTTTCTTGAAAGCCTCAAGTGATGGATCCCCCGCGACTCCAGGAAGGAGGCTGCTCTGCTGTTTCGTGGCACTGGCAGTCAGGAAATTCCCCCTTAGTTCACCTGTCCATCTCTTGCTGCGAAGGTCCCACCTGTTGGCTCTTGGCACCCCTTCagtgctctggagaataaatccactttAGAAGAGGCATGAAGATACACCTTTCTGATTTAGCCTCTTTGCGGTTTTAAAcacttttgtattattttaagttttatatttgtaatcagtatgttaatactgtgttttatttctgtactttATTTGTTATCTATCTTaagtattatttttcttcaaagacaggatataaaactGATACAAAAATCAAGACAAGGTACAATTATGGGGAAGTATCTATTTTTAGAGGACACAGCCCTAGTTTCGAAAGGCTAGCAGCATTCTGCAGATCAATCCTATCTATCCAAGGACTGAAAGTTAATAAACTCTATTAATGTGAACCTTTTTATTCTAGCTGGGCGAAGGGGTTTTGAAATTCCCACAATGATGTTCGTTCTCGGGATGCGAGTTCTATCCACCCACCCATCTTTCTAGAGAGCCCCCTGAGCTCTTTTCTTTGGGAAGGCTGCAAGCTTACTCACCCATCCCCGACAGGGATTTTTGTGCACGGTTGGTCGCTGGTGGGCATTCCCTCCAGGCTCACAGCTGCTCTTTTCCTTCCCAAATAGGTAATGAAAGCAATTAATGAAGGCTTCCGACTTCCTGCACCACTGGAGTGTCCTTCTGCCATCTACCAGCTAATGATGCGGTGCTGGCAACAAGAGAGGGGCCAGCGGCCTAAATTCAATGATATTGTTAGCATCCTGGACAAGCTGATCCGTGCCCCCGAGTCGCTCAAGACCTTGGCAGAGTTTGACCCTCGGTACGCGCTGCTCTCAGACCCTTTCATGTTTGTTGCAGTTTGGAAACCTTTTTCTGGGCTTCTTTTTCACACTGACCCTCGACCCAGAGGCGTGTACTGCAAGAACAGGCCCAGAGATAGAACACCACGCCCACTTCCCCAGTTCCCCACCCGTTTAAGAAAGACCCACCACTAAAGAGCCGCGTGCCCTTTTTTGTCTCTGAAGGATCTCCATCCGCCTGCCCAGCACCAGCGGCTCAGAGGGAGCTCCTTTCCGAACGGTGGCGGAGTGGCTCGAGTCCATCAAGATGCACCAGTACACCGAGCACTTCGTGGCTGCTGGGTATAATGCCATTGAGAAGGTGGTGCAGATGACCAACGAGTGAGTGTGGCTGGGCGGACCCCTGCCCCAGGAAACGTTCCCTTTATTGTTTAGCCTTTCACCCATGTGCCAGGGGCATCAGCTATCTTGTTCCAGCTATCATGGAAGTCTCTCTTCCACTTCGTAGGAAGAATTCACATTGTTCCTCTGAAAGATTTGTCTCAGTTGACTGAGCATTAGCATCCACTTGACCCCCTCTGAGGACATCCCTTTGCCTTGCGTCTGAAACAGAAAGCCATCCTCTTCTACTGCCAGTCACCTTCACTAACGATAACCTTTAGCAACAAGCAGGAAAAGCACTTTTGTGCAAAAGCCTGTGTAATTGGCAGTGGAATGAGACTCCTTTCTAATAAACCCACTCCAGGAAGACTTAATGCCGCATCTTCGTTCTTCCACCTGTGCTTATTTCATGGATGAgcttctatctttttttctttataaaatccACTTAGGAGTAGCTGGGTATGAGAATTTCATGTTTTTCACAGTAGAGGAGGGTGGAACTACGAGTTCCCCTCAAAACCACGCAGTACAGCCAATTCCATTTGTGCGGTCCGTCCCCTTGGGAGAGAACGCCCCAAGACCTACCCCGTAATTAAGCCATTCCACGCAGCCAGAAAAGCAAGAGTAACTTACTAAACGCAGCTGGGTATCTGGCCTCTTTGGATCACTGTAAGGGAGTCTGCAACTCCACTGCACAGAGGCCACAATATTCAACAAATGATTATATATTGCTGCtggctacttttaaaaaaagaggctaATCTACCTTATGTCTCTAAAAGTGCAATGTTTTCCACTAATCCATTTCATCTGTTCTTCGCATCACCAGCGATATCAAGAGAATTGGAGTGCGTCTACCAGGGCACCAGAAGCGTATTGCCTACAGCCTCCTCGGACTGAAGGAACAAGTCACCACCGTTGGCATTCCAATTTAAGATGGAGAAATTCCACCCAACGTCGCTGGCTTTATTGCCCTGCTCAGCTACTTTGCTTGCTGAATCTGGGACCAGCAGCAAACGTACTTCCTGGTGTATACTTGAAGTGGAGAAGCGACCTCTCTCGCCAAGGATGCTGACAGTTAAGGACCTGCCTTCCCCGCGCTATTTATTGCCTGTCTTCTCATTTATCTGTTGGAAATTTCACGCCCTGCTCCATGAAGTGTCCAGGATAAGCCATTAGACTGTGCCTTATGTCCCCAAGCAGAGCTGCCAAAAGCCAGGTGGTCTTCTTCTAGTCTTACTTCCTGCTGGGAAAGATCCTCAAGGCTACTGAATGTTTGTACCATCCTCTCTTTCACCCCTTCCCAATTTTGCCTCAAAAACCCTTGACTGATACAACACAGATCACTGGTCACCGCTGGCGTGCCCCGCTCCTCTGTGAGGCCTTTCTAAAACAAAAGCCTGCTCCTTTTCACACTCACAGCCCCGCCCCCATGTTAGTGTCTTTCTCTAACATGAAAAGCAGAGAACTCTATAATTAAAGCTTATATATGAAGCTAAGCTTTAGCTTTAATTGGATGAGGACTGTGCACATTTAGAAGGTCAGAGCAGTATAATAGGAGCTGCTGGATATTCTGTTCTTCGTCTGCGTTTCTGTTCAGGCACAGAAGGGTTTTCCTTTTACGTTTTTACTCTTTAATGAACCTAACCTGGCACTTCCAAGAAGAGGCCTTACAGAGACTCTGCTCAAGCCTCAGCTTAAAGGTGGTTTGTCCAGGATGATCCAAAGACAACTCTTTGCAAgtcattttattcttatttattcatcCTCCCAAACTGCTGCCCATCCCTAAATGCACTCTTGATTTTTTGACAATTACTGTATTCTTTCTTCATATTAATATTTCCTTGttaatgttaatttatttttatatttattattttttttaaaaaaaagactgtttCAATGTTAAATataatgcacatttaaaaaaataagaatttacTTTTGTTTGTGCATAAATATTCTCTagctttaataaaatgtttttattctttcctaaTGTGTAAATGTGAGTCGGAGGGAATAAGAGGTGTGGAATGGGAATATATTAATACTAGAATTCAGATGGTTACTAAAGGACAGGAAATTCAGGACCAAAAGGAAGATATTACGTGGTAAGCACACCACACAATAAATGTGTAGCATTTGCTAATGTGGCCATAGCTACCCTCTCATCTGGTTTCCAAAGGAATTAGAAACTCGATCTCAAAAGTATGATCGAACAGTACTCTTTTTTATATTGCCATAGAAACTGGCAAGTCCAAACCACAAAGCCTAATTTGGAAATAAAAGGCAATCGCTGGGCagcaatatttctttaaaaacttccCAGCAGCATTCCTCATTTCAATTTAGGGTTCTGAATATTAAGTGCTATACAGAACAGAGAAATGCACTTTCCTTGATGCGAGCAGGGAATGGAGATGTCATCCTGTGGAGCGCCACAAAAACGCTGAACATCAGAAAGAAGCAGTGGGGGGGAATTATGCCGCTGAACATTCCTCCTTATTAATATACAAGGAACACGTTCTGTATTCAACCGTGCACAGAAAATTATCGTGGTCACGTGGATGTACAGCTTCATCACCAGAATCATCTGGGTTCCTCGCAGGCTGCATCAGTCCCTTTCCCAGCATGGACGCTCTGGGCCCTGCGCATTAGATCTGTGTCACGGAGCAGTGCCGGTTCTATTACAGCACAAGCGTTTATTCAACGCTGACAATGTGTGTGCAAACAGCTGCAGCGTGACTTTCGTGTGTTAACCCCACCTCAGAGGGAAAAAGATGGCAAGCCTGATTAGCAGGTATAGCTCAGAATGCCAGGCTACAACTTAGTTCTAACTATGCCCACTTGGAGTTACGGCGGTGAGGAGAACCCTGTTAAGCAGCGACCCCCGTCCTCTTGCCAAGGGCAGAAACCCAGCGCTCGGTTATTTGTCCGAGACACAGCTCCCTTGCCAACTGCCGGCTTGTTTGCTGGGACTTCCACAAAGGGATTTTTCCAGCCGAGCTGACAGCATATCACTTGTTGGGGACTGTGCAACCCTGGAGTCGAGAAACGAAACTAGAGTCACTGGGCACGGTTGGCACAACAAATGTGATGTGTGTGGTGTCTAAGAAAACATTGGCGGGCAAGAGCAGAGCACCACCGCCCACAAGCGACAGGATGATCAGAGAGAGCATCTACTGAGGGCTCCCGAGTACAAAGCAAGGGAGCCAAACGCAGCAGGCGGGGGAGAGAAGGCAGCCAGAGGCGCAGCAAGCCAGACAGAAGATCAAGGGGAGTGGACTGCAGGTGTTGCCCACAGGGAAGTAAGGCTGTTTACCTGTTATTTTACTCAGGCGCACCGTAATAGTCCACTGCTCCCACAGCTCAGCATCCCTTCATGTAGATGCATCTTGCACACACTAATTTAAACAATGcgcatggccacccatctcacaatacGATTTACTCTAGCAGGCAAACGATGATCACAACCTTAATTACTGCCCAAGCGTAATTTACTTCTCGGGAGTTAATGTGGGGGCTCATGTCTTAATGGAAAATCCCTGTCCTCGTTGCCTCTGCTCCCTCCCTCGGCCTTGGCAGTCCTCCCAAGGGCCCTGCACTCCCAGCCTCAAGACTGGGCCCACGAGCACAACAGGCCCCTTCCTCCCGATGTTCCTCTGTCCCTCTTCCTCAGTGCGAGTGGCTCTTTTGCGTTTCCATATTTGCTTCTAAGGAAACATAGGTCATTAGCGGCAGCAGCAGATCCTGCAGTGAAGATCTAGGAGACAACGCATTTTGGGCACAGGGAAATTTATCAAGGCAGAGAGAAGGAAACTAAGGGAAGATTCCCAATGAAAACCATTCTACTGCCATGCGGAAAAATATACATTAAGCCAATTTATTATAGATGACTGCAAGCACTTTTGTTTTATTCAGTTGGATATTTAAGATTCAGTACTCTCCCCACCCTGGCCTCAATTCAGCTTCACATTTTTCTCTAGCACCATGCCACTGTTTTACCCTAACTGAGCTGTGGCCTCCTTTCAATTATGAGCATGCAGAACGCAAGTTAAAAATCTCCTGTCAATTTCTGCAAGTAAACATGAAGCTCTACAACAGGTTGGGCCCAGTAAGAGCTAGAACAGCAACccatgataaaaatatgataaataaaaacaaataaacccagTGCAGCACTAGCTTGTTTTTGAAAAGTGTTACAGGAGAAAACTGACACACAGATGAGAACAGAATCTGAGTACTCATGTTAGTCAGACTTTGCTTATAGGACATTTCCTGTGTCCACTTtataaaaaatgtgttttcctgCTGCAGAAGAAGTTCATTTAATGCTGTATTTTGCTTTCTACAGAGACCTGTTCAACAGTTTAAGAACAAAACTCAACACTGCTTACAACAATGAAATATCGTAACCAAATATATTAAGCCCACAGATCAACCGTCAACACGCCTACTGTTTCTGAAGTTTGTGTCAAAAGCCATTTACGCAGGCACTGTGAGGTGCTTAAGAGCCCCAAAGTCTTTGGACAGAAATTTGCAAAACAATCTGGATTAATGTTTACATATAGATGCAAATTAAGGTCAACTTTAAGTAGAAAGCAACCTCTGGCTCTTGCATTCAGGTCTGATTCTGATCTATGGACTGACAATAAAATTTTCTGGGACTAATATTATTATTAACTGATTAACtctatagcattttttttttaggaacaATACAAAAGAGCTTTAATGGAAAGGCTGATTTGCATAACTGTTTCATTTCTCACTTGCATCATGGCCTCAATCAACCCACCCTAGATTCACAGTGAAAATCTGCCGGCCCAAGTTGCCAATCCATATGAGCATGGGTATCTGACCCCAGCTCTGGTGTTACAGGGAGTGGGAGCTGTGTGATGGTGCCATAGCACTGATCCTCCTCAAGTCAGGAATAAGCTGACAAAGCAGTACTGCTGGTATTTGATACCATCTCAGTCTGGAAAGAGCAGAGGAAGCTTGGCTAATAAAGGAACAAATACGCACATGTTTACGATGTAACCTTGCTTGGCTTCTCTTTATTAATCACATGAAATTAATTAagcaaatatgtacagtataccgGAAACATACGTATTCTGCCCTCGCTTCTACCCCAGTGCCGTTTTCCTGTCTGGAGACGTGCCCAATGATCTCATTCTTGTTTCATGGAATAAAATATGGTAACTCTCTGCAGCTTGTTGGTGGTT
Encoded here:
- the EPHA2 gene encoding ephrin type-A receptor 2 isoform X2, encoding MRSLRGASGALLVPLLVLLQTLRSSQTHEVVLLDFAKAQGDLGWLNHPYGKGWDLLQNVMNESLIYIYSVCNVMEGDQDNWLRTNWIYRGEAQRIFVEIQFTVRDCNTFSTGTGTCKETFNLFYAESDVDYGINFQKRQFHKIDTIAPDEITVLEDFSTRNVKINVEVRSIGPLTRKGFYLAFQDIGACVALLSVRIYYKKCPGVFRNMAGFPETIAGADSQALAKVPGTCVSEAVATEEPFMHCNSDGEWLVPIGECLCREGYEKDGNSCRACSPGFFKQDVSNSACLKCPLHTLPSSEGSILCPCDEGYFRAPSDPVSMACTKPPSAPHGVTAIGLGAEVQLRWSPPQNTGGRRDITYGVSCEQCWPESGECRPCDATLRYSDNPHGLAGTSLTVSGLEPHVNYTFTVEAQNGVSSFSTRRSYGVTSISVNQTEPPRVTSVTMEGRTATSLALSWTVPPRQQSHVWKYQVTYKKKDENSYSVLRSEGNSVTLHKLAPSTKYLVSVQALTQDGHGAHSMEHEFETLPEHSDGVNTAAVLGGSIAGFIFMLVIVVTVFLLIRQRKKNLRARQTSEDVYFSKSDQLKPLKTYVDPHTYEDPNQAVLKFTTEIHPSCISRQKVIGAGEFGEVYKGILKNGKKEIPVAIKTLKSGYTEKQRIDFLSEASIMGQFCHHNIIHLEGVVSKYKPFMIITEYMQNGALDKFLREKDGEFCVIQLVGMLRGIASGMKYLASMNYVHRDLAARNILVDSQLVCKVSDFGLSRVLEDDPDATYTTSGGKIPIRWTAPEAISHRKFTSASDVWSYGIVMWEVMSYGERPYWELSNHEVMKAINEGFRLPAPLECPSAIYQLMMRCWQQERGQRPKFNDIVSILDKLIRAPESLKTLAEFDPRISIRLPSTSGSEGAPFRTVAEWLESIKMHQYTEHFVAAGYNAIEKVVQMTNDDIKRIGVRLPGHQKRIAYSLLGLKEQVTTVGIPI
- the EPHA2 gene encoding ephrin type-A receptor 2 isoform X1, with the translated sequence MRSLRGASGALLVPLLVLLQTLRSSQTHEVVLLDFAKAQGDLGWLNHPYGKGWDLLQNVMNESLIYIYSVCNVMEGDQDNWLRTNWIYRGEAQRIFVEIQFTVRDCNTFSTGTGTCKETFNLFYAESDVDYGINFQKRQFHKIDTIAPDEITVLEDFSTRNVKINVEVRSIGPLTRKGFYLAFQDIGACVALLSVRIYYKKCPGVFRNMAGFPETIAGADSQALAKVPGTCVSEAVATEEPFMHCNSDGEWLVPIGECLCREGYEKDGNSCRACSPGFFKQDVSNSACLKCPLHTLPSSEGSILCPCDEGYFRAPSDPVSMACTKPPSAPHGVTAIGLGAEVQLRWSPPQNTGGRRDITYGVSCEQCWPESGECRPCDATLRYSDNPHGLAGTSLTVSGLEPHVNYTFTVEAQNGVSSFSTRRSYGVTSISVNQTEPPRVTSVTMEGRTATSLALSWTVPPRQQSHVWKYQVTYKKKKDENSYSVLRSEGNSVTLHKLAPSTKYLVSVQALTQDGHGAHSMEHEFETLPEHSDGVNTAAVLGGSIAGFIFMLVIVVTVFLLIRQRKKNLRARQTSEDVYFSKSDQLKPLKTYVDPHTYEDPNQAVLKFTTEIHPSCISRQKVIGAGEFGEVYKGILKNGKKEIPVAIKTLKSGYTEKQRIDFLSEASIMGQFCHHNIIHLEGVVSKYKPFMIITEYMQNGALDKFLREKDGEFCVIQLVGMLRGIASGMKYLASMNYVHRDLAARNILVDSQLVCKVSDFGLSRVLEDDPDATYTTSGGKIPIRWTAPEAISHRKFTSASDVWSYGIVMWEVMSYGERPYWELSNHEVMKAINEGFRLPAPLECPSAIYQLMMRCWQQERGQRPKFNDIVSILDKLIRAPESLKTLAEFDPRISIRLPSTSGSEGAPFRTVAEWLESIKMHQYTEHFVAAGYNAIEKVVQMTNDDIKRIGVRLPGHQKRIAYSLLGLKEQVTTVGIPI